Genomic segment of Ailuropoda melanoleuca isolate Jingjing chromosome 1, ASM200744v2, whole genome shotgun sequence:
GTACAGCTATTAGAAAATAATGCAGCATTAAATTTTCTATGAgtcagcaattctactcctacatatatatgtagtagAATATATCtcagccatatatatatatatacacatatatatatatatacacacacacacatgtgtgggtgtgtgtatccGAGGAAAACTCTTAACATATGTGCACCTGGAGGCCTGGAAAAGCATATTTATAACAGCATGttttgtaatagcaaaataacaccaaaaaagaccccacaaaaccaaaacaaaaacctgggaAAAAACTACTCCAAAACgagaatggctaaataaattgCAGCATATTCTCATAATAGAACATTTTATGCGTTGGTGAAAATTAATAAGGTTACATTCCATGCAACATCTATGGCTAATGATTGAGTGAAAGTCATGTCTCAAAAGACTACATAAAGTATGATTCCATATTTTGCCCCcgaaacaagcaaaactaaacatatgGCTTAGGACTGCCTACAcacatctaaaaaatatctttaataaaagaaaaagagaattgcATACCTccaaatcagaattttaattgtttcttgAGTGACACAGACCGGAGAGGAGAAACATACAGGGAGATAAAACACattggtaatattccattgaaggGGACGTAATAGCGAATtcatggtgttttatttttaagactttcaaaagagagagaagacaaagaaagaaggaaatgaattcaCTCTTGAAGGGCGTGGGCAATCTGCAGTAAGTGTGAGCTGGACAGAGTCCATTTAAGGCCTTCCATGCTTTCATAGGCTCTCCCCCAACCCAAAGACCCTGTGCTGCTCAGCCAGACAATTCCCCCCAGCtcccaaggaaaaagaaaacaatatttttaaaaatgtaacttcttAAATAAGATTCATATTCTCTACACAAACAATTAAAGTGCCACAGCACAGATGGAGGCCAGACACAAGTCGCAGCCGAGATGGACTTCTAAGTAGAGGGGTGTATGTATGAGTGCAGTTCCACGCGCATGACGGTCTGACATGACTGTGGGGCTTTAAGGTATTTTGATGACTGGGCTGTGAAAAGCAGAGGGGATCCTGCGAAATACAAGCTGAAGGCTTCATCAGATGGATCGTTTAGCTAATTGACAATTGacctggcttcttttcttttttttttttttttaagattttttatttatttatttgacagagatagagacagccagcgaagagtgggaacacaagcagggggagtgggagaggaagaagcaggctcacagcagaggagcctgatgtggggctcgatcccataacgccgggatcacgccctgagctgaaggcagacgcttaaccgctgtgccactcaggcgccccctggctTCTTTTCTAACTCATGCATTAGAAATTATAATGTATGTTATTCATTCCCTTCTGAGACCAGCTTCACCTGCATCCCACAAGTCATGAGATGCATGTATTTTCATTACCTTTCAACTCAAAATATGTTCTAATTTCTATAATGAGTTAGTTTTTAACTCTAAGTTATTTAGTAAAACATTTATTACTTTGAAACTGATGGGGGGATTTTCAAATTATCATGTTGTTATTAACGTCTAGCCTAATTCCATTGTAGTTAGAGAATATGCtctgtttcttttgaaatttgaCAATAATTGCTTAATGGCCAAGaagattttttaatgttcaatgtgtacttgaaaagaatgtgtattatgaCATTATTTGCTACTGAGTTCAATATGtgtaaattaaatcatttttattagttatGTTGTGAAAATCTTGTctacttattaatttttctgtttttcttttttttttaaagattttatttatttattcgaaagagatagagacagccagcgagagagggaacacaagcagggggagtgggagaggaagaagcaggcttatagtgaaggagactgatgtggggctcgatcccataatgctgggatcacgccgtgagccgaaggcagacgcttaactgctgtgccagccaggcgcccctaatttttctgtttttctccatcatttACTGAAAACAGATGGACTCAAAACTTCCACTATGGGTCCTAAATTTTCGAAAGTCCCCAAACCTCCTCCTATGAgaatccacacaaaaatttggataataaaaccaaaaatctatGGACAATATACTATGAAGCAACGTACGAGCCAGAATATAAAGTATGTATACAAACCTCCAAGTATGAAAGGTCGGAACAATCCATGACAACTGCAAGGCCTGTGCAGCATCAGTGACAACAGAGACAGCAGAGGGAAGCAACAGAGCATTTGATAGACTCAAAATTTACCAACATGTATTAAGGAATCTTAgtaaattttggaaaacagttgaaACTGGCAGGGATTTGTGCACCCTATTAGTAGGTGAGTACAAGCTATCTGCAATTAGATCTGAAGGAACCAATCAAAGCTTCCTGCAGGACAGAGCTCCACACTGACTAAAAACTGCAGGGAATAGAATCCAAATTACCAGGacctggtggggtggggtgggggggcgacAATGCAGATTAAATGGCAAGAACAAAAGGGAGTATTTCACAGGACTAACAGAAGAGAGAGCTCGAGagtcataaagttaaaaatctgtaaaatcaggggcacctgggtggcacagtggttaagcgtctgccttcggctcagggcgtgatcccggcgttatgggatcgagccccacatcaggctcctctgctatgatcctgcatcttcctctcccactccccctgcttgtgttccctctctcgctggctgtctctatctctgttgaatgaataaataagtaaataaataaatctttaaaaaaattaaaaaaaataaaaatctgtaaaatcatACCCCCCCGATCTTCTAGAAGTTAAGATAATTCGTTTCGTGTAAAAATGAGCATCAGAAAGATGACTAGAGATACATATTACTTGGAATTAATATAAGAGCAAGcataatggaagaagaaaaacctCTCTACAGGCAATGAGAGCATAAACCTGCCCACAAAGCAGAGGAAAACTATATTCTAATGCTTTATAATTACCTAGAGAATATTTACCCTGATTATCAAGTTCCATAACACTATTTCTCTTCGGGACAGATACAAAGTGTGGACACTAATCAATGTCTGGATAACATAGCTAGAAAAGAGAACGAAAAGCTTGGTGATTTTAGTGGACATGGTATGGGATGTAATCAGATCTTCCCTTATATTGCCAACAAAGAAATTAGAGTACATGACTTTCGCTTGGAtgtttacaatctttttttttaaacatttatttatttatttgagagagagaaagagagcaagtgggggaggaacagagggagagaatcttcaagtggactccccattaagcacagagcccaaatggGGTcaactcgatcccacgacccatgagatcatggcctaacccaaaaccaagagttggatgcttaggcgactgagccacccaggtgccctggatgtTTCCAATCTTGATGGCTTTATCACAGTGCTCCGATACCATCACATAAAAGGCAACCAATTTGGGGAATATGGCCCAGTGAAACTAACCTTGTAGCATGTCAACAGTGATCAAAGCTAGATAAAGCCCCTGGGTAGCCAGAGCACGGTGTCAGGGATTGCAAAGGAAGGCTGTCTAGCAGTGGCTTTTGCAAAATGTCTCTCTTCCAGATATGCCCTAAGACCAAATTTGCAAAGTACATAAATGAGGATTGACTGGGCTACCTTAGCATACATTTCTGCCACAATCTTaagtatcaaaataataaaaattaaaattaaaaaaataaaggaaaagtgcTTTCCTACTCTGTAGAATGTAAGGCTTTTCAGGAATCAAACTCTTTGACCTTTTCTCTAGCTGTGAGCCAGCCTTTCTGTCCAAGGATATGAAGCTGCATGCTAGTGAGACTACACACGCATGCTCACGAGATTGAAAGAGGCTTTCAACTAGAATCCCTATGAAGAATATCCAGACAGTGGACAATTGACAAAATGTGCTTTCTGGAGATCTGCTCCTTTTATCACTTCCTTGCATATCAGTTATTTTTGCTGAATGTGCTATCATAATGAAGTTTTCTAAGAgggtccccttcccctcccccccccccccggttagAACTGGTGGCCAGTATACCAAATGATGAAAAGGAACTGGAATCAGATTaagtaacataaaaaaatttttttccaacttaaaaaatattttaaaggaaattaaatcagaactataacaatataatttattatggGATCAACTTTCCATATAGATTTTATAAACCTCAAAGGAGAAATATAACTGACTCCAATGACAttcattttgttctcatttgTGATAGTCATAGATGTTTTTCTATCCTCTAGGTGCTGAAAATGAGCTAAGAAAAACAGCTTTTTGCACATACTTAATTtctttctacattaaaaaaagtatgaaaaatacaTATGAGTTTGTGGACtgttaaaattgtcatttttaattgCCTGCTGAAAAATGTAGGTTTGATTGAAGAAGTTAGATATTTCAGTTGCGCTTGGGTGAACTAGCTTGTAAATTTTCACTATccctaccacacacacagacatacacacaaattTCTTGCTACAGTTTTAATCTCTTAACTTGATTCAACTAGTTATACTTAATATCCAAGATTCATACTACTGTACTGCAGATATTTGTTTCACAGCAATAAAACTTTAGTTTTAGTTTATGATTTCACTCAACAAAAGGCTTGTAGAAGTGATTTattatttgggtatttttaaatgatgcattTGACAGTTTTTTGAAAACCTTGCTCACTCCATACTGAGCTAGGCTACATTGTTGAGTACATATTTAGATTAGAATGAATTATAATGTTGAtctgttgccttttaaaaatataagatttgaccgaaaatgtgggaaaaaaaatggcCTTTCAAAAGACATCTAAACCCTAATTTCTGTGAATGTTACTTTACATGGAAAAAAGGCAGGTATTTGTAAACATTAATTAAATGAAGGATCTTGAGGTGGGGATATTATCTTGGATTACTTTGGTGGACCCTAAATGCAAACACATGTATCTTTCTAAAAGGGAGGCTGAGGAGAAGGTCATGTGATAATGGAGcagagagagatttaaagatgCTAACTTTCAAGACAAAATAATCTGGCTACACCAAGGAATACTGGCAGCCATCAGATGGAAGAGGCAAAGAGCTCcatctagagcctccagagggagtgtggttcttgccaacaccttgattttgtgACCACCCAGAATGCctgagagaaaacatttctgttgtcttaagccactagATATGTAGTAATATGTTACAACAGCcatgggaaactaatacaattaccttgtaatttttttaaatttatttttccttttcccactcACTATTGCAATTTCTGTGCCTGCCTGGAAACTATCTTCTCTAATTTGCCAGTAACCATTCTTATTTCTCAACTTTAACAGGTGTTGGTCCCTATTGGGGGGACCCAGactatatttataaattcttatCCAGCCAACTAATATACATATCTCTTATCCTGAAACCTAGACGTAAATACAGTGGGAATTCAGTGTATGATAAAGCTCCATGGATTCCATTCTCAATGTGGTCATGAGTACCTTGAACTCCAACATTTTGAAGTCTTGAAACATACATAACTCCATCATCCCTCACAAGGTCATATTGACAGGTAAGCACATACGTTGGTGGGAAATTCTGTAACCAGGAATCATTGGCTAATAAGGGTAAAGCTCTGATATCCGTAAGTACTGGCCACGAATAATTGTATCTTCCAAGAATTGGTTCAGTATAAACATAATCCTTCCTAAACTTCTCAGATTAGAGAGTACTCCAGTTAACCAACTTAAACAAATGCCTCGATTCTAGAGGCATATGTTCATTTCTTCTCATTGCCTGGTAAAGTATTTCATCGTTGGTGAAATATAAACTCACGAATTTTATGGCTAAGTCTTTTGTTAGAACTATACCATGCTCGTTTTCTTGGTGAGATGGCAAATGACAATCAATCATCTGTAAGGAAGGGTAAAGTAAAGCCTGTGTcttgattttatgtttaaattcagGATCATTCTGCACCTGAAACAAACATAATGATGTCCTATAAGCAAAGACCTCCGAAACACCAAgaggaagaaatttaattttaataatttaagcaATCTTGTGGTAAACAAATCTATATAGGTTGATATGATATCATAattattttcacaatatttataatgtcttttaatggcatgaaaaaatgttaaggTCATTTCAAcagtaaagtttttaaaatgttagttgtATGTGTGAGACAGGAGAAAGTGAGATACAAActcccaattataaaataaataagtcgtggggatgtaatgtacaggaCGGTGACTATAGTTCACCATATATTTGAATGTTGCTAAGATAgtgaatcttaaaagttctcatcacaagaaaaaaggtTTGTGGTCATGTGTGGTGGTAGGTGTTAACTACATTTATTGTGCTGTCAATTGgcaatatttacatatatcaaattattatacTGTACATCGGAAACTAACATGATTTATAGGTCAATTATAtatctatacttaaaaaaaaaagcaacagacaTATGGCAGGAGGTGAGGCACTATTGGGCTGTACCCAAGAGCAATTTGAGAGACTGGGAGCAACGGCCACAGTGAGCTCCGCAGTCTGAGGTAGTGACAGAAGGATCAATAACCTGGCTTCATAACCACTAAGCACAAACCCTGCTAGGTTTGCCTCAGCAAGCTGATGGTTTACCATTAATTGGCTTGGTGCATAAAATGAGTTCAGTACAGtgggcaaaggggaaaaaagagagacacagggagagagggagatacaTACATGTAATGATGCTTTCGTCAAAAATCAACAATGCAAATAACCTAAATAGTACATTCCTGGGGGAAATTGACAGTAtacataaatttgtaaaaattcttgACTGAAAACAATCATAgtgaatggaagaaataaatgtaattattaaaataatattttagcttacagtttaaaatcaaaattaaaaattaatattcaaatgaaaatattttaaagtttaaaataatacttgGCTATTAAGCAGGTTTCGAACATCAtactataaattttaagaaacatatttaAGTGTAAaagtacacacacaaaaagaaaaaggaaaaagaaagccaattGATAGGTAACTTACCTTCTGAAAGAATGGCgatatttggaaaacaaagggatgaaattattaaaaaaaaaaaggcttgttgATATTTACAGTTTgacatgaaggagaaaaatgaaatatttgacaaggagcccttttctctttccagaggTGAAAGGTGTCCTGAGATTCACCTATGACCCTGTGGACAGTAGGAGAGAACCTGGAAATAATCCCCAAGGAGCAAGTGTCTTAGCTAGAGCACAGCATTGGAGACAATGACATCTGGACAGATGAAGAACacctgctgctgccccaggtgAAAAGCtcagaacaggggcgcctgggtggcacagcagttgagcatctgcctttggctcagggcgtgatcctggtgttatgggatcgagccccacatcaggctccaccactgggagcctgcttcttcctctcccactccccctgcttgtgttccttctctcgctggctgtctctatttctgtgaaataaataaataaataaaatcttaaaaaaaaaaaaaaagctcagaacTGGTGGATGGGCCTATAAGTCAATCTTTCACCACGGTGGTTGGCTGAACCCAAAGGAGGGAATAAACTGAAATCCAAGAGGTACCTCAGCAAGGGAAATGGTATCCTACACCTCCCTGATGCTCTCCCAAGGTGCCAGAGGCGTCACAAGTTTAGAATGAAAATGAGCCAAAACAATGTTTCCTGACAGAAACTCCCAAATCTCTCCCAGGTGCCCTCAGGTAGATGATTTACTGAGCAAAAGTCCACCATTAACATCCCACTGACCAAATCCCAAACCtagataaagaaacaaacagcACCACATATACAAGGATAGGGCAAAGGAACCCACCAACACCCTTATCTGGCCCTAACTGCCCTTTCTGCAATGTCAGGTGAAATAAATTGCTTTCCCACAAATGCGTCACTACTTACCAACTCTAGGTCCCCATTACATCATTTTTTGCTTGGTCATTAAATGCCTCTTCCTATTTCTCTGTAATGCTTTGAAGCTCATTTCAAAGTTAACCCCTTCACAATATTGGAAGAACACCCGCTCATCAGATACTCCAAGTTTGGCGATTTTGCCCTAGTCTTAACAACTATGTTATCAGTCTGATATGAACCTTCTCAGATGTTTTCTACACAGTCTACATACATGTTTATAACCACGTATGTGTGATTTTGCATGTGAGTACATGTTCAAAGCTCACTTGTCTTTCTCTAAGCTCCTCTAAACTTCCAAAGCTCTCTACCACTTTCAGGGCAATGATCATTTCCCccttatattataaaaatgtgcaTAATGGATCTTTCTACTGGATTTTGAATTCCACAAGCATTGATAATATCTAAGTTATCATTGTATCTCTTAGTAAGTCTAAGATAATGAAATGCTCAGTCTAGCgtaaaaaaagcagagaaatgaataaatcaatattgCTGCTCAGTTTATAATGCTCTTAAGAGGACACTATCCTTAGAGCCAAAAATCATAGGATGTAAGAAGCAGTGAGGGACGTGTAACAAATAGGTTCCAACAATAACACCGAATTACTGAATTATctatagctttgttctttctttctagacCCACATGGACTCAAAGACAACTAGCTAATCAGAGTGCAAAGGTGCAAATAAGCATTAATATTGATCCATAAACATTCCTACTGAAAGCCCTGAGTGGACCGTCCTATAATGTAAACGTGAATATCACATGAATGGAtatgtatttctcattttgtggGCAACTCATATGTACTTGACTGCAAAaagatatgtaaaatatttatctcaGGACATTATTACTCTGAAAAgaacaagaatgaaaatacaaagtcaaaaaaaaaaagttgagagaatATATCTTGCTTGTTATAGTATCCTTGAGATTTAATACTGGAAACTGTTTTTGAATTGTCTgtttaagtttttcttatttttcagtataATTAAGACATTTGAGTAACCCAATAAAAGGCCATGGAATATGTTCAACAAAGCACATCCTTATTCGTAATCCTTTTCAATAATTAACATTATTTCAATGAGAACGCAGTGGATGTGATGCATTTGAACTTCCCTTTTATAGTTAAGTAGCATTAATCCTAAATTCATGAAATCTAAAATAGAATTCTCCTATTTAActattccctctgcctttttTAAATCAAACCAAGCAATCTGAATCTCTAACTGGTTTTTCAAGTTATAGGTCACGCCACTGATATTATTGTTATCATGAGAGTAGTTTACTCACACTATGGTAAAAGTTTGGTCTCCTAAATCTACATATTTGGGAACAAAATTTGGAATCAGTTCATAAAAGGTTTCTGTGTCATGCTAAAAAGCTTGGAGTGACATGTGAGTCAGAACTATTTTCACTCCtacattaatttctttgtttataacCAACCGTATGAGTTGGGAATGGTGACTGAGGGGTGGCTGATAGcaaattcagagaaaagatgCTTCATGACTTTATGTCCTGCACAGAGAGAACTGTATCAGGCTACTGACTCAACTGCTTTGAAGCCCATTCAAAGTAGTTGTCTGTCATGGATACTTGTACCTGACATAAAGCCTGCTCCAGACAGTCTGAAGCATTACCagatcctctcccattccccagaTGTCCCATGACCATCTATTAGGGCATGGTGCTTCCTAGAGAAAGATTAAGTTCTTCCTGCCAAGGGCCTACACTACAGTTCCCACATTGAGTCCCTCGTTACCCACTGCCTCTCTCAAACCAGTCCCTGGTTCCCAAAGCTCCCTACCATCTAGCCCCCTGGTTTGGATGTATGTTACTCCAAGTTCTGCACATCCACATGTACTTATCCATTGCCTGACGTCCACAGAAGGATAGATGTATGCAAAATATGAACTTACATGTAGAATTCCTGCATCACTAGTGCCAAGTCTTATTCACCAAACTTAGCAGATCTACTCTTTTAAACCCAGGAATCCCAGCTTCATAGCAACTGGGATTGTTCCTCCCACTAATCTTCCTTTTCATTGACCATCCCCAACCACACCACACTCAATTTCACCATTATACAGATAGCCAGTGTGTATTTGCGTGAACTCCGAACCATCATGAAAGAATTCCAATATGAGAGGCCTTTCGACCCCATCCTAGGCGGCACGTTCCAACTACACTGGAAGCTAGAGAAATCCCACGTGGAGCCTGCTATGGTCTGAACATTTATATTCctccaaattcgtatgttgaaaatCTAATGACCAAGATGATGGTATTAGTCAGTGGGGTGTTTGGGAGGTGACTAGGTCCACCTTCCTGAGTGGGATAAATACCCTTATGAAACAGGGCCCAGAGAGCTAGCTTCCTCTTCCCCCCACATGAGGTACAATGAGAAGCTTGCAACCTGGAAGAGGTCCCTCACCAGACCATACTGACACCCTGACGTgagacttccaacctccagaacagggagaaataaatttctgttgcttataaacCACCCAGTACCAGCTATtatgttatagcagcccaaatggaatAAGACAGGGCCCTTCAAAGAGCCCAAGATGATCAACTTGCTCTCCTCCTTAAGGATTTATCCTGTTCTTTCCTGCTCCTTATTCCTGCCTTGAAAATTGCACTTCCCACTTTATGTCCTAAAAGTAGGACAGTGAAACAGAGTATATGATTCAAAAGTGCTGGACTCATGTGACATCATATCCAGGT
This window contains:
- the AADACL2 gene encoding LOW QUALITY PROTEIN: arylacetamide deacetylase-like 2 (The sequence of the model RefSeq protein was modified relative to this genomic sequence to represent the inferred CDS: inserted 2 bases in 2 codons; substituted 1 base at 1 genomic stop codon); this translates as MGFKALCLGLFCAFFASRMYVPIPGDIEEYWKVAALDIFAKICTFMAMCFESIGIIKYEEVISMLLRLDXTQPVSDEYVTVMDTTFVHVPVRLYLPKRKSETPRQAVIYLHGGAFCFGSFKNTAFDSLNRWTAKKLDAVVVGVDYRLAPQHCFPVAHEDSFTAIKFFLQDEILAKYGLDPTRICXSGGNLAAAMTQRVQNDPEFKHKIKTQALLYPSLQMIDCHLPSHQENEHGIVLTKDLAIKFVSLYFTNDEILYQAMRRNEHMPLESRHLFKLVNWSTLXSEKFRKDYVYTEPILGRYNYSWPVLTDIRALPLLANDSWLQNFPPTYVLTCQYDLVRDDGVMYVSRLQNVGVQGTHDHIENGIHGALSYTEFPLYLRLGFRIRDMYISWLDKNL